In Drosophila simulans strain w501 chromosome 3R, Prin_Dsim_3.1, whole genome shotgun sequence, a single window of DNA contains:
- the LOC120285090 gene encoding uncharacterized protein LOC120285090, which translates to MAPRPRATQSLESRRTRGIKSYRCRVCSGIHALRKCKRFHKLSAEKRLRAVLINKYCSNCLAHQHSGGDCRSQEGCKKCGGNHHTLLHMHEVRPAPSPAALPAPTRRERHPAAPRPVRISRIPPPAPVANNQRRPKVSVASPAVATGQQKAVPILPTAIVVLDTGSKTFETGAMIDPCMPVSSIDRSLAAAFRLPIARLGGNEVCSVTLRSRTSTFRLNVVLKVEPSLRIRTPIQALSDAARAKFDGVRLADERFHRPASISLVLGSDVYANLIQPGFLKIDDGLPVAQNTVFGWTVSGACTE; encoded by the coding sequence ATGGCTCCGCGACCTCGTGCCACCCAGTCGTTGGAAAGCAGACGTACTCGAGGTATCAAATCCTACCGCTGCCGAGTCTGCTCTGGAATCCATGCACTTCGGAAGTGCAAGAGGTTCCACAAActgagcgctgaaaagcgccttcgggcagtacttattaataagtactgctcgAACTGCCTCGCCCATCAGCACTCAGGAGGAGACTGCCGAAGCCAAGAGGGATGCAAGAAGTGTGGAGGAAACCACCACACTctactccacatgcacgaggtcCGTCCCGCTCCGTCCCCAGCAGCGCTACCAGCTCCGACGCGCAGAGAGCGCCATCCCGCTGCACCTCGTCCGGTCCGGATTTCCCGCATTCCGCCACCAGCCCCAGTCGCCAACAATCAACGGCGTCCGAAGGTCTCCGTCGCGTCTCCGGCGGTGGCAACGGGGCAGCAGAAGGCTGTTCCCATTCTGCCTACAGCCATCGTCGTGCTGGACACGGgctcgaagaccttcgagaccgggGCCATGATCGACCCATGCATGCCGGTGAGCAGCATCGACCGGTCGTTGGCGGCTGCGTTCCGGCTGCCCATCGCCCGGCTGGGAGGCAACGAGGTCTGCTCGGTGACACTCCGGTCCCGAACAAGCACCTTCCGACTCAACGTCGTCCTGAAGGTCGAACCCAGCCTAAGGATCCGGACACCCATCCAAGCTCTGAGCGACGCCGCCAGGGCCAAGTTTGACGGTGTTCGTCTCGCGGACGAGCGCTTCCACCGGCCGGCCTCCATCTCCCTCGTGTTGGGATCAGATGTATATGCCAACTTGATCCAACCGGGGTTCCTAAAAATTGATGATGGCTTGCCCGTCGCGCAGAACACGGTGTTCGGATGGACCGTTTCTGGAGCGTGCACGGAATGA